A region of Clostridium acetobutylicum ATCC 824 DNA encodes the following proteins:
- a CDS encoding HAD-IIIC family phosphatase, whose product MKIGILSNVNISSIAGKIDDSFEVYKPDGYGVWVQEITDIKSALYKFKPEGIFLILDGKELIRNKELWDIEDKKNELLRNLEYIEQAVVKNKDIRFFISDIDIETKKIKVEKDCEEETIIQLEWLNRLSELKNKYSNMSIFPLKRLIEVEGRKSCYCNKLWYLSGIKFSVKGEEIIKAEIESLAVAMSGRRKKCLVLDLDNTLWGGIIAEVGVDGIELSEYKEGARYKEFQKRIKEIKDTGVLLCICSKNNEKDVDEVFFKHPHMVLKKSDFTCTKINWLSKVENIKKICSELNLGADSLVFIDDSPIERELVKNNVEGIIVPDFPEDTYMLEDFIIDIYNRYFRIVETSTEDLNRTEMYKENLEREIEKKETESLEAFLKNLRMEITVRKASGHDILRISQLTQRTNQFNLTNKRYTRTDVSSLIKNKSFDVFAVEVKDKFGDNGVVSVIIVERKNLKEIFVDTFLMSCRVMGRKIEEQLISFVEDFYRSSGFEKIFTYYNASKKNKPVEKFYENMGYKVISLDENGSKFYGEKIVKLKNVKRSIYGKLKLSGF is encoded by the coding sequence ATGAAAATAGGTATTCTTTCCAATGTTAATATATCATCTATAGCTGGAAAAATAGATGATAGCTTTGAGGTATATAAACCCGATGGTTATGGAGTATGGGTTCAAGAAATTACAGACATAAAATCAGCTCTATACAAATTTAAACCTGAGGGTATTTTTTTGATTTTGGATGGAAAGGAACTCATACGAAATAAAGAATTATGGGACATTGAAGACAAAAAAAATGAACTTCTTAGGAATCTAGAATATATAGAACAGGCAGTTGTAAAAAATAAAGATATAAGATTTTTTATTTCGGATATAGATATTGAAACGAAAAAAATTAAAGTTGAAAAAGACTGTGAGGAAGAAACTATAATTCAATTAGAGTGGTTAAATAGGCTAAGTGAACTTAAAAATAAATATAGCAATATGTCTATATTTCCACTAAAAAGACTTATAGAGGTTGAGGGAAGAAAAAGTTGCTATTGTAATAAGCTTTGGTATTTGAGTGGAATAAAGTTTTCAGTAAAGGGAGAAGAAATAATTAAAGCTGAAATAGAGAGCTTAGCTGTAGCTATGAGTGGAAGAAGAAAGAAATGCCTTGTTTTAGACTTGGATAATACTCTGTGGGGAGGAATTATTGCAGAAGTCGGAGTTGATGGTATTGAGCTTTCAGAATATAAAGAGGGAGCTAGATATAAGGAATTTCAAAAAAGAATAAAAGAAATTAAAGATACAGGAGTGTTATTGTGTATTTGCTCTAAAAATAATGAAAAGGATGTAGATGAGGTTTTTTTTAAGCATCCACATATGGTACTAAAAAAGAGTGATTTTACATGTACCAAAATAAACTGGCTATCAAAAGTGGAAAATATAAAAAAAATTTGTTCAGAACTTAATTTGGGTGCAGATTCTTTGGTGTTTATAGACGATAGTCCTATAGAAAGAGAGCTTGTTAAGAACAATGTTGAGGGAATCATAGTGCCTGATTTTCCAGAGGACACATATATGCTGGAGGACTTTATTATAGATATATATAATAGGTATTTCAGAATTGTTGAAACCAGCACAGAGGATTTAAATAGAACAGAAATGTACAAGGAAAATCTGGAAAGGGAAATTGAAAAAAAAGAAACAGAATCCTTAGAAGCCTTCCTGAAGAATCTTAGAATGGAGATAACAGTTAGAAAGGCTTCAGGGCATGATATTTTAAGAATTTCACAATTAACACAAAGAACCAATCAATTTAATTTGACAAATAAAAGATATACAAGAACGGATGTTTCAAGTTTAATTAAGAATAAAAGTTTTGATGTGTTTGCAGTGGAAGTAAAAGATAAATTTGGAGATAATGGAGTAGTTTCAGTAATAATAGTTGAAAGGAAAAATCTTAAGGAGATTTTTGTAGATACATTTTTAATGAGCTGTAGAGTAATGGGAAGAAAAATTGAGGAACAGCTTATAAGCTTTGTAGAAGATTTTTATAGAAGCTCAGGTTTTGAAAAAATATTCACATATTACAATGCATCTAAAAAAAATAAACCTGTAGAAAAATTCTATGAGAATATGGGATATAAGGTTATAAGCCTTGATGAAAATGGAAGTAAGTTTTATGGAGAAAAAATAGTAAAACTTAAAAATGTTAAAAGAAGCATATATGGTAAGCTGAAGTTGAGTGGATTTTAA
- a CDS encoding acyl carrier protein, with amino-acid sequence MEQRLIKVVSRTLKEKKERLSLTSSRKSLPKWDSLCHLQIILAVEKEFNINIPMKEVFSIDKIKDFIKFIRSDER; translated from the coding sequence ATGGAACAAAGATTGATAAAGGTTGTATCAAGGACTTTAAAGGAGAAGAAAGAGAGGTTATCGCTTACATCTTCGAGGAAAAGTCTTCCCAAATGGGATTCTCTTTGTCATCTTCAGATTATACTGGCAGTTGAAAAAGAATTTAATATAAACATTCCTATGAAAGAAGTCTTTAGCATAGATAAGATTAAAGACTTTATCAAGTTTATAAGAAGTGATGAGAGATGA
- a CDS encoding nitroreductase family protein, translating to MSKDFYEAVKKRRTIYGIGKESPISDERIKEIVELLVKETPSSFNSQSSRVVVLFGKNHDKLWEITKETLRKIVPEGNFSSTEEKINSFKSGYGTILYFEDQNVIKSLQDQFQLYKDNFPVWSEQSSGMLQINIWNALSLEGLGASLQHYNPLIDDAVRDEWHIPQNWKLIGQMPFGKPTADPGDKDFIPIDSRVKFF from the coding sequence ATGTCAAAGGATTTTTATGAAGCAGTTAAGAAAAGAAGAACTATTTATGGAATTGGTAAGGAAAGCCCAATTTCAGATGAAAGAATAAAGGAAATAGTAGAGCTTTTAGTTAAGGAGACTCCATCATCTTTTAATTCACAAAGCTCTAGAGTAGTTGTTTTATTTGGAAAAAATCATGATAAGCTTTGGGAAATAACTAAGGAAACTCTTAGAAAAATAGTTCCAGAAGGAAATTTTTCAAGTACAGAAGAAAAAATTAATTCCTTTAAGAGCGGATATGGAACAATACTTTATTTTGAAGATCAAAATGTTATAAAAAGTCTTCAAGATCAATTCCAATTGTATAAGGATAATTTTCCTGTTTGGTCAGAGCAATCATCAGGAATGCTTCAAATAAATATTTGGAATGCTCTTTCGCTAGAAGGTCTTGGAGCCTCACTTCAGCATTATAATCCACTTATTGATGATGCTGTAAGAGATGAATGGCATATTCCTCAGAATTGGAAACTTATAGGACAAATGCCTTTTGGAAAACCAACAGCAGATCCAGGAGACAAAGACTTTATACCAATAGATAGCAGAGTTAAGTTTTTTTAA
- the htpG gene encoding molecular chaperone HtpG, producing the protein MAVKQFKAESKRLLDLMINSIYTNKEIFLRELISNASDAIDKCYYRSLVDTNITFNKDDFYIRISADKENKTLTITDTGIGMTKDDLENNLGTIAKSGSFAFKSENEAKEGVDIIGQFGVGFYSAFMVADDVTVISRSVDSEEAYKWESKGVEGYTIEKCEKETPGTEIVLKIKENTDDEKYDEFLDEYKLRSLIKKYSDFIKYPIKMMTKKTRPKKDNDKETEEYLEDETLNSMVPIWRKNKNELKQEDYDNFYMDKHFGFEKPLKTIHSNVEGVVSYNTLLFIPASAPYDFYTKEFEKGLELYSNGVMIMQKCGDLLPDYFSFVQGLVDSPDLSLNISRELLQHDRQLKFIAKKIKEKIKSELLSMAKNDRENYVKFFNSFGRQLKYGVYSDFGSNKEVLQDLLMFYSSTEKKLVTLDEYVSRMKEDQKYIYYAAGESNEKIEKLPQTEVVKDKGYEILYFTDDVDEFAIKMLMKYKEKEFKSVSNKDLGFEADEKESKKETEENKDLFDFMKEVLDGKVKEVRASSRLKSHPVCLSNDGELSIEMEKVLKMMPDNNNVKAEKILEINTNHEMFNSIKAAFKDDKDKLKKYASLLYNEALLIEGLPIEDPVQFANDVASLMK; encoded by the coding sequence ATGGCTGTAAAACAGTTTAAAGCTGAATCTAAAAGACTTCTCGATTTAATGATTAACTCAATTTATACAAATAAAGAAATATTTTTAAGGGAACTTATATCGAACGCAAGTGATGCTATCGATAAGTGCTATTATCGTTCACTCGTTGATACAAATATTACTTTCAATAAAGATGATTTTTATATAAGAATTTCAGCAGATAAAGAAAATAAAACTCTAACAATCACTGACACAGGAATAGGTATGACAAAGGATGATTTAGAAAACAATCTAGGTACTATTGCTAAAAGTGGTTCTTTTGCTTTCAAAAGTGAGAATGAAGCAAAGGAAGGAGTGGATATAATAGGGCAATTTGGAGTTGGTTTCTATTCAGCATTTATGGTGGCTGATGATGTTACTGTAATAAGCCGTTCGGTTGATTCTGAGGAAGCATATAAATGGGAATCAAAGGGAGTAGAAGGATATACTATTGAAAAATGCGAAAAAGAGACACCTGGAACTGAAATAGTATTAAAGATAAAAGAAAATACCGATGATGAAAAATATGATGAATTTTTAGATGAGTATAAACTAAGATCACTCATTAAAAAATACTCTGATTTTATAAAATATCCAATTAAGATGATGACTAAAAAAACAAGACCTAAAAAAGATAATGACAAGGAAACAGAAGAATATTTAGAAGATGAAACTTTAAATAGTATGGTTCCTATATGGAGAAAGAACAAAAATGAATTGAAGCAGGAAGACTACGATAACTTCTATATGGATAAGCACTTTGGATTTGAAAAACCTCTTAAGACAATCCACTCTAATGTAGAGGGAGTAGTAAGCTACAATACTCTTTTATTTATTCCTGCAAGTGCACCTTATGATTTCTATACAAAGGAATTTGAAAAGGGCTTAGAGCTTTACTCAAATGGAGTAATGATAATGCAAAAATGTGGAGATTTACTTCCTGATTACTTTAGCTTTGTTCAAGGTTTAGTTGATTCTCCAGATTTATCTTTAAACATATCAAGAGAGCTTCTTCAACACGATAGACAGCTTAAGTTTATTGCAAAGAAGATAAAAGAAAAAATTAAAAGTGAATTGTTATCAATGGCTAAGAATGATCGTGAAAACTATGTTAAATTCTTTAATAGCTTTGGTAGACAGTTAAAATATGGAGTTTATTCTGATTTTGGAAGTAATAAAGAAGTACTTCAAGATTTACTTATGTTCTATTCATCAACAGAGAAAAAGCTAGTAACCCTTGATGAATATGTTTCAAGAATGAAGGAAGATCAGAAATACATCTACTATGCAGCAGGTGAAAGTAATGAAAAAATTGAAAAACTTCCTCAAACTGAAGTGGTTAAAGACAAAGGATATGAAATATTATATTTCACAGATGATGTAGATGAATTTGCAATAAAAATGTTAATGAAATATAAGGAAAAAGAATTTAAATCTGTTTCAAACAAGGATTTAGGTTTTGAAGCGGATGAAAAAGAGAGTAAAAAGGAAACAGAGGAGAATAAAGATTTATTTGATTTCATGAAAGAAGTTTTAGATGGAAAAGTTAAGGAAGTAAGAGCTTCAAGTAGATTAAAATCACACCCAGTTTGTCTTTCAAATGATGGAGAGTTATCTATTGAAATGGAAAAAGTACTTAAAATGATGCCAGATAACAATAATGTTAAGGCTGAAAAAATACTTGAGATCAACACAAACCATGAAATGTTTAATTCCATTAAGGCAGCATTTAAGGATGATAAAGATAAATTAAAGAAATATGCAAGTCTTTTATATAATGAGGCTCTTTTAATAGAAGGTCTTCCTATAGAGGATCCAGTACAGTTTGCAAATGACGTTGCAAGTTTGATGAAATAA
- the cls gene encoding cardiolipin synthase has translation MRFFIKFIFHRATFVVISALIQLFVLIFVIIKFNEYFVFFYGISIVVSIIAVLYILYNNSNPAYKIVWIIPILVFPLFGGLFYLFFGGSKLSRRTRKKMECIVAKSRAVLIKGEVIINEIRNNNETAANQSSYIQNYSLFPPYKYTKAEYFSTGEETFNELIEQLKKAKQYIFLEYFIIKEGVMWNSVLQILRDKVQEGVEVRVIYDDIGCMFTLPNGYHKELEKIGIKCCVFNPLIPMVSFKFNNRDHRKIAVIDGLVGFTGGINLSDEYINKYQKYGYWKDTAIKVEGKAAWNLSVMFLSMWSFLRGIDEDFNTFKKNIEKEFSSREGYVQPFADSPLDGEPVGEIIYMNLISKATKYVYITTPYLVIGNEMVTALTSAAKGGVDVRIITPHIPDKKIVHSVTKSYYKVLIESGVKIYEYMPGFIHSKTYVCDNEYGVVGSINMDFRSLYLHFECGVWMYKTNTVYDIKKDFMDTLDKSKEITLEEINKVKWYSTLWRVVLRVFAPLM, from the coding sequence TTGAGATTTTTTATAAAATTTATATTTCATAGAGCTACCTTTGTAGTTATTTCAGCATTAATACAGCTATTTGTTTTGATTTTTGTAATTATAAAATTTAACGAGTATTTTGTGTTCTTTTATGGAATTAGCATTGTAGTAAGCATAATTGCAGTATTGTATATACTTTACAATAATAGTAATCCAGCATATAAAATTGTGTGGATTATTCCAATATTAGTATTTCCTCTTTTTGGGGGATTATTTTATTTATTTTTTGGCGGAAGTAAGTTAAGCAGAAGAACTAGAAAAAAGATGGAGTGTATAGTAGCTAAGTCAAGAGCGGTATTGATAAAGGGTGAAGTGATAATAAATGAGATAAGGAATAATAATGAAACAGCAGCGAATCAATCAAGTTATATTCAAAATTATTCTCTTTTTCCTCCATATAAATACACAAAGGCAGAATATTTTTCAACAGGAGAAGAAACATTTAACGAACTTATAGAACAACTTAAAAAAGCAAAACAATATATTTTCCTTGAATACTTTATTATTAAAGAAGGAGTTATGTGGAATAGTGTTTTACAAATATTAAGAGATAAGGTACAAGAAGGAGTGGAGGTCAGAGTTATATATGATGACATAGGGTGTATGTTTACTCTGCCTAACGGATATCATAAAGAACTTGAGAAAATTGGCATTAAATGCTGCGTATTCAATCCTCTCATTCCTATGGTATCTTTTAAATTTAATAATAGAGATCATAGGAAAATTGCAGTAATTGATGGTTTGGTAGGATTTACTGGTGGAATAAATCTATCGGATGAGTACATAAATAAATATCAAAAGTATGGCTATTGGAAGGATACTGCAATTAAAGTGGAAGGAAAAGCAGCTTGGAATTTATCAGTTATGTTTTTATCTATGTGGAGCTTTCTTAGAGGAATAGATGAGGACTTTAATACATTCAAAAAGAATATTGAAAAAGAATTTTCTTCTAGAGAGGGATATGTTCAGCCATTTGCGGATAGCCCATTAGACGGAGAACCTGTTGGGGAAATTATATATATGAACTTGATAAGTAAGGCTACAAAATATGTTTATATTACTACACCTTATTTAGTTATAGGAAACGAGATGGTAACAGCACTGACCTCTGCCGCAAAGGGAGGAGTAGATGTTAGAATTATTACCCCACACATACCAGACAAAAAAATTGTTCATTCTGTAACTAAATCCTACTATAAAGTTTTAATTGAGAGCGGAGTTAAAATTTATGAGTATATGCCAGGCTTCATACATTCAAAAACTTATGTTTGTGATAATGAATACGGAGTTGTAGGCAGTATAAATATGGATTTTAGAAGTCTTTATCTTCATTTTGAGTGCGGTGTTTGGATGTATAAAACCAATACTGTATACGATATTAAGAAGGATTTTATGGATACATTAGATAAAAGTAAAGAGATAACTTTAGAAGAGATTAACAAAGTTAAGTGGTATAGTACTTTATGGCGCGTGGTTCTAAGAGTTTTTGCACCTTTGATGTAA
- a CDS encoding spore coat protein — translation MSTILGSIVKGNTDIDDQVIAGVMMDGAKSSAGAYLNATLISTTPELRAVYSSSLNQLIGSNAAINELSVNKGWTKPYDPSAQQLSEVVAKSNEILD, via the coding sequence ATGTCGACTATTTTAGGAAGTATAGTAAAAGGAAACACAGATATAGATGATCAAGTTATAGCTGGAGTTATGATGGATGGTGCTAAAAGTTCTGCAGGTGCTTATTTAAATGCAACACTTATAAGCACGACACCAGAGTTAAGAGCAGTTTACTCATCAAGCCTTAATCAGCTTATAGGAAGTAATGCAGCAATTAACGAATTGTCAGTAAATAAGGGTTGGACGAAACCTTATGATCCATCTGCTCAGCAATTATCAGAGGTAGTAGCTAAATCAAATGAAATATTGGATTAA
- a CDS encoding ATP-binding protein, translating into MENFSDKDELIHKWDSFIGTVEKNPTLRPLTMESWKRCKNMGVNPKHIKLKTLSHNELNDKISNNLHLIKIVKPYFDYLFLRVTNIPFLIALADSKAWIINISGNVNDFGEKKFRFCLGSNCSEKYIGNNGIGTCLTCGKPIIIYGREHFVNAYASFTCIGVPIKVNKKIVGAIDVCIPNKYAHPSIFDLTISCVESIQSTLSIIDRSSIKNSPNMNLSRTSKLLATAVHDLKNPLSVIRGLGQLGKLTSDKAKADYYFDKVIKQADELNTMVVELLSIFSPPKIKPMEISKIIKDVIEEFEPQCNSKKISLNIINSNSSYANISEPLFKRAIRNLISNAIQAIDIDGSIEIKIKQENKHIILSITDTAGGIPEELRDNLFEPFTFKRSGGTGLGLFMVYHTITNTHNGEMWFHTTPGNGTTFFIKLPIANPTSDLDMDKYNLMM; encoded by the coding sequence GTGGAAAACTTTTCAGATAAAGATGAATTAATACACAAATGGGATAGCTTTATTGGTACTGTAGAAAAAAATCCTACACTCAGACCATTAACTATGGAATCATGGAAAAGGTGCAAAAATATGGGCGTCAATCCTAAACATATTAAATTAAAAACTCTTTCTCATAATGAGCTAAATGATAAAATTTCAAACAATCTTCATTTAATAAAAATTGTAAAACCTTATTTTGATTATTTATTCTTACGTGTTACTAACATACCATTTTTAATTGCCTTAGCAGATAGCAAAGCTTGGATTATTAACATCAGCGGTAATGTAAATGATTTCGGAGAAAAAAAATTTAGATTTTGCCTTGGTTCTAATTGTTCTGAAAAATATATTGGTAATAATGGAATAGGTACTTGTCTTACTTGCGGTAAACCAATAATAATATACGGAAGAGAACACTTTGTTAATGCTTATGCTTCTTTTACCTGCATAGGTGTGCCTATTAAAGTAAATAAGAAAATTGTTGGAGCTATAGACGTATGCATACCAAATAAGTATGCACATCCATCTATATTTGACCTTACTATATCATGTGTGGAGTCTATTCAAAGCACTCTTTCAATTATTGACCGTAGTTCTATTAAAAACTCACCTAATATGAATCTATCGAGAACTTCAAAGCTTCTAGCAACTGCAGTTCATGACCTAAAGAATCCATTATCAGTAATAAGAGGATTAGGACAACTAGGTAAACTAACCTCTGATAAAGCTAAGGCAGATTATTATTTTGATAAAGTAATAAAACAAGCTGATGAACTAAATACTATGGTTGTGGAACTTCTAAGCATATTTAGTCCTCCAAAAATCAAACCGATGGAAATATCTAAAATTATTAAAGATGTTATAGAAGAATTTGAGCCACAATGTAACTCCAAAAAAATATCCTTAAACATTATAAATAGTAACAGCAGCTATGCTAACATTTCAGAACCTCTTTTTAAAAGGGCTATTAGAAACCTCATATCTAATGCAATCCAAGCAATTGATATTGATGGTTCTATCGAAATTAAAATTAAACAAGAGAATAAACATATAATACTTTCTATTACAGATACTGCTGGTGGAATACCTGAAGAATTAAGGGATAATTTATTTGAGCCCTTTACCTTTAAAAGAAGCGGAGGTACAGGACTAGGTTTGTTCATGGTATACCATACAATTACAAATACTCATAATGGGGAAATGTGGTTTCATACTACTCCTGGTAATGGTACTACATTTTTTATAAAACTACCCATAGCAAATCCAACCAGTGATCTTGATATGGATAAATATAATTTAATGATGTAA
- a CDS encoding amidase domain-containing protein, producing the protein MLSISKQYKIRFTILILIILIISPSFNAVAALKTPSEADKEILRAEVEKIYNIRSSCLVSGDTSPLKEVFDSSKKLGKYTLEHEIKRVKYLKKWSEDRGIQFKNIQSFVRVKRVMPRGSFVRLALEESYKFDYIYKDDPEPKLNSFGVGIRHTTSLARKNDKWVISSDWYTDCFEDALQSFTADAEPPSTPPNYNFFAEKKTLNTSVRYGAYDRLKAIAYADKYCGAAWGSGNDFKYNPKYMDFNGAGGDCTNFVSQALGDKEGGGLSQDGSWRCPLTKYGRASGSRAWSNADGLKEYLIYSGKGSIVKVGTFKELAIPTPSNPDPAISKLDFGDIVCYEKGRGNIDHFALITSFDSHGYPLVNSHTTDRYHVPWDLGWGDKKIRFFLIRIH; encoded by the coding sequence TTGCTATCAATTTCTAAGCAATATAAAATAAGGTTTACAATCTTAATATTAATTATATTGATTATATCTCCTTCATTTAATGCTGTGGCAGCTCTTAAAACTCCTTCAGAGGCTGACAAAGAAATTTTAAGAGCAGAAGTTGAAAAAATTTATAATATACGTTCTTCTTGTCTTGTATCTGGAGATACTAGCCCATTAAAAGAGGTATTTGATAGTTCAAAAAAGCTTGGTAAATACACACTAGAGCATGAAATAAAACGTGTGAAATACTTAAAGAAATGGTCAGAAGATCGCGGTATTCAGTTTAAAAACATACAATCCTTTGTAAGAGTTAAAAGAGTTATGCCAAGGGGCTCTTTTGTAAGGCTTGCTTTAGAGGAATCTTACAAATTCGATTATATATATAAGGATGATCCAGAACCTAAACTGAATTCTTTTGGAGTAGGAATTAGACATACAACAAGTTTAGCTAGAAAAAATGATAAATGGGTAATTTCTAGTGATTGGTACACTGACTGCTTTGAGGATGCACTTCAATCCTTTACTGCAGATGCAGAACCTCCTTCAACTCCACCAAATTACAATTTTTTTGCAGAAAAGAAAACCTTAAATACCTCAGTACGCTATGGAGCATATGATAGATTAAAAGCAATAGCCTATGCTGATAAATACTGCGGAGCAGCTTGGGGCAGTGGAAATGACTTTAAATACAACCCTAAATATATGGATTTTAATGGAGCAGGCGGGGATTGTACAAATTTCGTTTCTCAAGCTTTAGGTGATAAAGAAGGAGGCGGTCTTTCACAAGATGGATCTTGGCGCTGTCCTCTTACTAAATACGGAAGAGCTTCTGGAAGTAGAGCATGGAGCAATGCAGATGGACTAAAAGAGTACCTTATATACAGTGGTAAAGGAAGTATTGTTAAAGTAGGAACCTTTAAAGAACTTGCCATTCCAACTCCTAGTAATCCAGATCCAGCCATATCAAAATTAGATTTTGGCGATATTGTTTGTTATGAAAAAGGAAGAGGTAATATAGATCACTTTGCTCTAATAACCTCCTTTGATTCCCACGGTTATCCACTAGTCAATTCACATACTACCGATAGATATCATGTGCCCTGGGATCTTGGTTGGGGCGATAAAAAAATAAGGTTTTTTCTCATTCGCATACACTAA
- a CDS encoding DUF3237 domain-containing protein, protein MDITNIKEMNYEEVFSITITVDKPILIGQDDIVGRRQLIPIISGKVSGNNFNGKVLPGGIDSQIVRPDGKCELSARYAIRLDDGAAIYIENNGIRTVPDEYIEAVKSGEFVDPNAYYFRTIPTFETYSPKYKWMMNHIFVCCASRLPENVLLKFYKIS, encoded by the coding sequence ATGGATATAACTAATATAAAAGAAATGAATTATGAAGAAGTATTTAGTATAACTATTACAGTAGATAAACCTATTTTAATTGGTCAAGATGATATTGTTGGAAGACGTCAGCTCATACCAATTATATCTGGAAAGGTAAGTGGTAATAACTTCAATGGAAAAGTTCTTCCAGGCGGAATTGACAGTCAGATTGTTCGTCCAGATGGTAAGTGTGAACTTTCAGCAAGATATGCAATAAGATTAGATGATGGTGCTGCTATCTATATTGAAAACAATGGAATTCGTACAGTACCAGATGAATACATAGAGGCTGTAAAAAGCGGTGAATTCGTAGATCCTAATGCTTATTATTTTCGTACAATTCCAACCTTTGAAACATATTCTCCAAAATATAAGTGGATGATGAACCATATATTTGTCTGCTGTGCTTCTAGGTTACCAGAAAATGTGCTTCTAAAATTTTATAAAATTTCTTAA
- a CDS encoding GNAT family N-acetyltransferase, with protein sequence MLKISVKQMDYETAKQITKWNYEKPFSIYNMNESDECIKELLSGYYFSAYDDKNYIVGYYGFGEAAQIPVGEQLGIYSYKNITDIGIGLNPNLCGQGLGFDFFCCGLDFARNTLCAKDFRLTVATFNKPAIKIYTKLGFKKITSFKAMSTTGEIEFWVMTLCI encoded by the coding sequence GTGTTGAAAATAAGCGTAAAACAAATGGATTATGAGACTGCAAAACAAATTACAAAATGGAATTATGAAAAACCTTTTTCTATCTATAATATGAATGAAAGTGATGAGTGTATAAAGGAATTACTTAGTGGCTATTATTTTTCAGCCTATGATGATAAAAATTATATTGTAGGTTATTATGGTTTTGGTGAGGCCGCCCAGATTCCTGTAGGTGAACAATTAGGCATTTACTCATATAAGAATATTACTGATATAGGCATAGGCTTAAATCCAAACCTTTGTGGTCAAGGTTTAGGTTTTGATTTCTTTTGCTGCGGATTAGACTTTGCAAGAAACACACTATGTGCAAAGGATTTTCGCCTAACAGTAGCAACCTTTAACAAACCAGCAATAAAAATATATACAAAACTAGGTTTTAAGAAAATCACTTCTTTTAAAGCAATGTCAACCACTGGAGAAATTGAATTTTGGGTAATGACGCTATGTATTTAA
- a CDS encoding helix-turn-helix transcriptional regulator, which translates to MKTRIQELRKQHKLSQEELALAVGVTRQTITSLEREKYTASLVLAYKIAHYFGLTIEEIFDFSEIEEEL; encoded by the coding sequence TTGAAAACACGAATTCAAGAGTTGAGAAAACAACATAAGTTATCCCAAGAGGAATTGGCATTAGCTGTTGGGGTAACGAGACAAACAATAACTTCACTTGAGCGCGAAAAATATACTGCATCATTAGTTTTGGCCTATAAAATAGCACATTATTTTGGATTAACAATTGAAGAGATTTTTGATTTTTCGGAAATAGAGGAGGAACTATAG